The following proteins are co-located in the Tripterygium wilfordii isolate XIE 37 chromosome 2, ASM1340144v1, whole genome shotgun sequence genome:
- the LOC119979824 gene encoding replication protein A 70 kDa DNA-binding subunit B-like has product MVLRGNNKGVSEGIYIFLQTICCKRNSSVLGGVDPLLAARVAMHVFVSVGFTSHIPSFLLSITLSSSILAVVLIFIIFLTVVLHRFLLFYRFFFVPLAIAVRSSILSDISSWRKMDHTPLNKLEMGQRGYTVVARVARMWDSTNPSQQDQLMSVDLLFVDEQGTTIQGSIRKEDANRMKELFVEGKIYQISNFFVGAARKSFRISKHDQIIRIGTWTIVSEMSDTEKNIPMNCFNFVDDQILESRLYNDADLTDIMGHLTSVSKLTTTFANGRMVGKKNLLINTISNKTIPVTLWGKIADEFEEDNVLKIPKKDRIIIVLSGMTVKSFRGETTLSSTSATKIYLNLDIPEVHKFHNKSWYQLTTTVGIWGPNPGRFRTFLTSSYVHVPLQLTTTSSISMSYPSEVTILDDLRDSEMPIALIPQNNQKTISELISLDKKTNMGKKFTTVGSITEIDASRGWWYNACPKCKVGINSYEGKLSCNKCGPTAKLPIPWYKVSMYVTDGTHDAKFLLFGKHVERMIKIPASTLSDLPSSVRTEVPTIMLNLYGKTYNFTVSINERENNSETLTFNVSQVYENDHDPNKAAVEQSHFQISGTDGKNDLASSFTDNSENKRNRAIITEEKNYSHGKNKRRADI; this is encoded by the exons ATGGTACTTAGAGGAAACAACAAAGGTGTATCTGAaggtatttatattttcttacaAACTATTTG TTGCAAAAGAAACTCATCTGTGCTTGGTGGTGTAGACCCACT CTTGGCAGCGCGGGTTGCGATGCATGTGTTTGTC TCAGTTGGGTTTACATCACATATTCCCTCCTTCCTTCTTTCCATTACTCTTTCTTCATCCATCTTGGCTGTG gtattgatttttattattttccttaCAGTTGTTCTTCATCGATTCTTATTATTTTACCGATTCTTCTTTGTTCCTCTAGCTATTGCAGTTCGAAGCTCCATCTTATCTGATATTTCTTCTTGG CGGAAAATGGATCATACACCATTAAACAAGCTGGAAATGGGTCAGCGCGGGTACACTGTGGTCGCTCGCGTTGCAAGGATGTGGGATTCTACAAATCCATCTCAACAAGACCAGCTGATGAGTGTCGACCTCCTTTTTGTTGATGAACAG GGAACAACTATACAAGGATCCATCAGGAAAGAAGATGCAAACAGGATGAAGGAGTTGTTCGTGGAGGGGAAAATCTATCAGATATCAAATTTCTTTGTTGGGGCTGCGAGAAAGAGTTTTAGAATTTCAAAGCACGACCAAATTATCCGAATTGGTACATGGACCATCGTATCGGAAATGTCTGATACCGAAAAGAACATTCCAatgaattgttttaattttgtcGACGACCAAATATTGGAGTCAAGATTGTACAATGATGCTGACCTCACTG ATATCATGGGTCACTTAACTTCTGTTTCTAAGCTCACAACTACTTTTGCTAATGGAAGGATGGTTGGGAAAAAAAACCTTCTTATCAATACTATCAG CAACAAGACTATTCCAGTCACCTTATGGGGTAAAATAGCTGATGAATTTGAAGAGGACAATGTTCTAAAGATCCCCAAAAAAGATCGTATTATCATTGTCCTTTCAGGAATGACTGTGAAATCTTTTCGGg GTGAAACAACACTGTCAAGCACATCGGCCACCAAAATCTACCTTAATCTAGATATACCAGAAGTTCACAAATTCCACAACAA GTCTTGGTATCAATTAACCACAACTGTGGGAATCTGG GGTCCTAATCCTGGAAGGTTTAGGACCTTTTTAACTTCATCCTATGTCCATGTTCCACTACAACTAACAACAACTTCTTCAATCAGCATGTCCTATCCAAGTGAGGTAACAATCCTTGATGATTTGCGGGACTCAGAGATGCCAATAGCACTGATCCCACAAAATAATCAAAAGACAATTTCAGAACTCATCTCTCTcgataaaaaaacaaatatg GGGAAAAAATTCACTACTGTGGGTTCAATAACAGAGATAGACGCATCAAGGGGATGGTGGTATAATGCATGTCCAAAATGCAAGGTCGGTATCAACAGCTATGAAGGAAAATTGTCCTGCAACAAGTGTGGACCAACGGCAAAATTGCCAATCCCATG GTACAAAGTAAGCATGTATGTGACGGATGGGACACATGATGCTAAATTTCTCTTGTTCGGCAAACATGTCGAGAGGATGATAAAAATACCAGCAAGCACTTTGTCTGATCTTCCAAGTTCTGTTCGAACCGAAGTTCCAACAATCATGCTGAATCTCTATGGCAAAACCTACAACTTCACTGTATCAATCAATGAGAGGGAAAACAACTCTGAAACTTTGACCTTCAATGTCTCTCAAGTTTATGAAAATGATCACGATCCAAATAAGGCAGCTGTGGAACAATCACACTTCCAAATCTCAGGAACTGATGGGAAGAATGATCTGGCCAGTAGCTTTACAGACAATTCAGAGAACAAGCGAAATAG
- the LOC119981900 gene encoding dihydroorotase, mitochondrial-like, with the protein MEDITTMDVVRFVESCKKGLAIVSTMNRGSKRFFLGTDSAPQKRQRKECPCGCAGIYNAHVALCLHTEIFKEAGALDKQKEFTSFSNQSFMPYQEIHQRELWWTYK; encoded by the exons ATGGAGGATATCACTACTATGGATGTTGTTAGGTTTGTTGAGTCTTGCAAAAAAG GACTGGCTATTGTTTCTACTATGAATCGTGGAAGTAAAAGATTTTTCCTTGGAACTGATAGTGCTCCTCAAAAGAGACAAAGAAAAGAATGTCCTTGTGGATGTGCAGGTATTTACAATGCTCATGTTGCCCTGTGTCTTCATACTGAAATTTTTAAAGAG GCTGGTGCGCTTGACAAGCAAAAGGAATTTACCAGCTTTAGCAACCAGTCTTTTATGCCCTACCAAGAAATACATCAAAGAGA GTTGTGGTGGACATATAAATAA